The sequence below is a genomic window from Vibrio navarrensis.
GACGCGGCTCAACAAAGAGGGATTCGCCCGGCACAGATGGTAAAATGCATTTTACTGCGAGATATGAGCGACCGCTATGTGTTGGCCTGTGCCCCCGGCGATCGCAGCGTTGATCCGAAAAAAGTTCGCGCACTGTTCGGTTATCGGCGCATGACGTGTGTCGACAAAGCCGAGGTGGCCGAAATCACTGGCTATGAGATTGGCACGGTGACACCTTTGCTATTAAAGACCAACATGCCAATCGTGTTCGACTCAACCCTACTGAGCGAGCCATGGGTGACGATCAGCAGCGGCAATTTGATGGCAGGGCTCAAACTGGAACTGAAAAGTTTACTCTCACTTTGCCAACCGCAACTGGCTGCCATCTGTCGGGAGCCGGGCGACCTCTGATTTTGAGATGCAAACAATGTGAACATCTTCACAATTTATTGACTAGCATCACAACTAAAGAAATCTTATATGGAATCTTTAGTCATTTAAAAAACATAAATAGTCACAAAGATTAAATTAGGCTACTCTGATTTGGCTGAGTGAGTTTCGTACAAAAACCATCTCAGCCTAAGTGAATCCACTGACACTGTTCAGTAAATCCACTTTTGTGTAATGCATCTGTGACTATTCGCCCGCTGCTGCGGGCTTTTTTTCTTTTCTTTCCTGCTCAGCTTCGCGTAACAAAAAAATATCAACTATTCTTATTTCTGTAACAAAACCATTGCCTAATACGGCGCGTATAAGTCAAGGTAGCGTGGCTCTCGTGTCAGTTACAGATGCTCAGATGAGCGTAAATACTGTTTTTGGGGTAGATATCACTAAATTGATCCAACTGACTTTTAAAACCGCCAATGACAGCACAATTATCTGAATGAATAATACTTAGCTCTATTTTGACCTGCACATATCACATTATTCAAATACGCCAATCGATATAATGATGGTGCAGATTGAGAAAAAGGAGACCTATATGAGACTGTTTAAGCGCTATACGCCGGGTATGATAGCCAAGCATGTAAGTCGTCTTTTTAAGGGAAGAATTTATATCTATGGTGTGGGCAAGTTTGAGTTTGATAACGGAAAACTCATCTTGCCTGAGAAAGCGGATAAAAAACATTATCAGACTGTCAAAGAAGTGAATCAGGAAATTATGCGGCTTCGATGCGCCTATGCTTAGCATCGTGATTGAATCAAAAAGAAGGGCTGGAGAACCAGCCCTTTTGCATTTTTATGCGCAACCACTTGCATTTAATTGTGCGTCACAGACGTACGTGCCAGATCAGGCAATTCTCCTTTCAAACCTAACGCATACTGCATGATTTCACCCTTGGCTCCCGGCAGTTTTCCCGCCACCGTCATCCCCACGCCACGTAACAATTTTTTCAGTGGGTTTTGCCCAGCAAACAGGTCACGAAAGCCTTGCATCGCGGCGATCATTTTTGCCGCTTCAGCTTTGCGCCAGCGCTCGTAACGGCGCAAATTGCGCTGAGCACCAATATCTTGACCACTGCGCCACAACGCCAGCACCTCTTGGGCTAAGCTCGCTGCATCCAACAATCCAAGATTGACCCCTTGCCCAGCCAAAGGGTGAATGGTGTGCGCCGCATCGCCCACCAGCGCGACCCGTTCACGCACAAAATCGCGTGCATAGCGCATTTTCAGTGGCACAGCAAAGCGCTCACCAACCACTTCACACAGCCCTAAACGCACATCAAACTCACTGGTCAGTGCTTTATTAAACTGCTCATCACTCAATGCCATTAGGGCTTGCGCTCTATCCGGTTCACAGGACCAAACGATCGAGCTCATGTCGCCTTGAGACATAGGTAAAAAGGCCAAGGGGCCATCGGGGGTAAAGATTTGTCGCGCCACGCTGTCATGCGCTTCCATGGTGCGCACATTTGCCACAATCGCGGTGTGGCCGTAGTCCCAGTGGGTTAGTGGAATATCTTGCTGCTGCCTGACCCAAGAGTTAGCGCCATCAGCCCCGACCACCAACTTGGCCGTCAACGCCTGGCCATTATCAAGCGAAAGCCAAACCTCGCTTTCCCCCACCGCCATAGAGTGACATTGCGCCGGCATTAAAAGCGTCACGTTATCCATTTTTTCCACCTGCTCTAGCAGAGCCAGCTGGATAACACGATTTTCTACAATGTGACCAAGGTTGTCCTGCGCCATGCTCGCTGCGTCAAAATTGATGTGGGCGAAGCTGTCTTGCTCCCACACTTCCATCGACTGATAAGCCGCCGCACGGCGTTCAATAATACCTTGCCAAGCACCGAGTTTACGCAACATGATTTCGCTCGAACGACTCAGCGCCGATACACGCACATCGGGCAGCTCACCAAGTTGTGTTTCTGGCACTCGGCCTTCAATGACTGCAACGCGCAGCTCGCTCTCTTTGAAGGCGGCGGCTAACGCCAGTCCGACCATGCCACCACCAATGATGGCAATATCTACACTTTGCATCATGCTTTGTTTACTCGTTATCGGCTCACCAGCCCTAAAGTCTGGCGAAGTAAAGGTTGTTTTAACAGCGAAAGATTGTCCATCAACCCTAAGCCAAGATTACGCCCGAGGCGCAAGCTAAGGTAATCATTGGAAAAAATATGCACTAAGGCACTTGTCATTTGAATCGTATTACTGCGGTCTGCTGCTCGTCTTTGCTTGAAGCGCATCAGTGTTGGGTAAGCGCCAGCATCTTGCGCTGAATTGACAATTTCTTCAGCCAAGCTGGCGACATCACGGATGCCCAAATTAAACCCTTGACCTGCGATTGGATGCAAGGTTTGTGCAGCGTTGCCCACCACGGCAAAGCGGTGGGAAATGTTTTGCGTTCTATGGTGCAATACCAATGGATAGCTCGCACGTTGCCCCACTCGTTTGAATGCGCCTAAACGCCAGCCAAACGCCTGTTGCAACTGGCCGAGAAACTCGCTGTCAGACAACGCCATGACTCGCGCCGCCTCTTGCGGTGGCAAGCACCAGACTAATGACATGCGATTGTCAGACATCGGGAGTAGAGCCAGCGGGCCATGTTCAGTAAAGCGCTCAAACGCCCGACCGAGATGCGACTCCTGAGTAACAATATTGGCAATGATCGCGGTTTGCTGGAAATCGTGCTTTTGCAAGGCGAGGCCAAGTTGCTCACAGCAAGACGAGATTGCCCCATCGGCGGCGACCAACAAACGCGAGGTCAGCGATTGGCCACTTTGCAACGTCAACTGAACTTGTTGCGAGTCACGCTGCACATCGATAACGGCATCAGGCAGATAAACGTCAATCGACGGATGATGTTGTAGCCGCTGCTGATAAAATCGCCCAACGTCGGCCAATTCCACCACATAGCCTAACGCCTCCCCCCCCACTTCTTGCACGCCAATGTCCGTCATGCCCGCATGCGAACGGTCAGAAACGTGAATATGGCGGATCGGCGTGGCAAAAGGCAACATCTCGTCCCAAAGAGCAAAATGTTTCAATAAGGTAACGGTACCAAATGAGAGCGCAATCGAGCGCGAATCAAAGCCGGGGTGGGATTGTGTCTCTACCGCATGAGGCTCAACCACCGCCACACGTAATCTATCCCCACTCAAATGGGCAATAGCCAAAGCCAAAGTGGCTCCTGCCATCGCACCGCCCGCAATCACAACATCATATTGCGCCATCGCCTACTCCATCAGTGAATCGTTGGGTTATCTTGCTTCTCAGCTTTCGCGCCGAATTCTGCATGGATGATCAAAGCGCACGCTTTAACGTGCTCAATCACCTGTTCGAGCAGTTCAGCTTGTTCCACTAAATCGTCTTCTTCGTCGATACCGAGGCGGGCAATTTCTTCCATGTCTGACAGCGCTTCTTTCGCCACTGTCGACGCTTGGTTCACTTTTGCCCCAGCAAGACCAAGGCCTGAAATAAAGTGGTTCACCCAATCAGACAAGCCATCAGCCAAAGCAAACAGTGCCTCGTCTCTTGATTCATCTGGTAAGAGTAGATTTAGCTCGATCTCACTACTGGTCAGTTCGGCACTGGTCGCTTTAAAGAGATTCTCGGCCAACGTTAACGCTTCACTTGGCCATCCCATACCATCATTGGTGTAGTCAAACAGCATTGGCTGCCAACTCAGTGAGTTAAGTGGCAATCCACCGCTCAACATGCCACACAACAAGCCGTGTAACTCAGCAGGCGTCACGGCCAAACTGGCCATTTTTAATAAATCAGACGCTTGTGGATAGTTTGGCAATTGAATTTCACTCATGATTCAGTCTTGTGATGAAAAATTGGTAGCGCCAATCGTACCATTTAGACCGATGGGCGAAAACGACGACGTCACGGTTTTCTGGATAGCAATTAAGCAAATTGTCCAATTACTGTCACTTTGCCATGACATTTCACTCAGAGGCATGGTGAAAAGCTTGAATCTTCATAGCGCTTTACCTATAGTTTGCTCCTCGGTCGTTGTTGAGTACAATACCTAAGTAAACGCGTTACAGAGTTAATTCATCATGAGCAACCAAGCGGTAGACGTTGAAATTCTTGGCAAAATGACCCGTGTCAGCTGTCCGGCAGGGCAAGAACAGGCATTGGTTGCCGCCGCTCAAGATCTCGATCGCCGATTGAAAGAGATGAGTGAACGTACTAAGGTAACTAATGAGACCCAATTGTTGACCTTCGCAGCACTCAACATCTGCTATGAACTCAACAGTAAGTTCAGTGAAGAGAATCAACAACAGCGACTCCTTACTGAACGGATGGAAAAATTGACCGCTTCTATTGATGAAGCCTTAAGTAACGTCAAGCAAGGATTGCATCGCTAAAGAATTTACCCTGGAGTGTTTGTCAGCGGGATTTACGTCCCTGAGCCGATAAGCAACAACCAAGGGTTGGTACTTGATAGCTATTGAGCAAGCTTGGCTCGCACCGAGAAGCCTACGGTTATCATTGCCGATCCGCCTTGAACCAGCTGGTTCAAGGGCTATAATCCGCAACGGCACTCTGGGGTACCCTTTCATGCAGACATTGTCTCGTCAAGATTTTCGCCGCTTAATCCGCACTAAACGCAACGCCCTGTGCAGCGATACTCAATATCAAGCCGCTCTCGATCTTATCCACCAATTTTCTCAGTTAAGCGAGTTGCCGCAAGCGCAGCACATCGCACTCTATCTCTCTTCAGATGGAGAGTTGGATACCTCGCCGCTGATCCACTGGCTGTGGCAACAAGATAAAAACGTCTATCTGCCGGTCATTCATCCTTTCTCTCAAGGACAATTGCTGTTTTTGCATTACACCCCGCAAACTGCTTTAGTCTACAACCGCTATGGCATTCTTGAGCCCAAACTCGACCTAAGGCTGATTCAACCACTGGCAAAATTGGATTTGATTTGCACCCCATTAGTTGGCTTTGATCGCCACGGACATCGTCTCGGCATGGGGGGCGGTTATTATGATCGCACGCTCTCGGGCTGGTTTACTACCGGAGTGGGCGCCAAGCCGATCGGCATTGCTCACGATTGCCAATACGTCGAAGCGTTGCCCGTCGAAGCATGGGATATTCCTTTGCCCAAGATCGTGACTCCAAGCCAGATCTGGCAATGGGAAATCGAGCGCTAACTCGCTATAATCGCGCGGCACCGTTTACCCCCTTCATCAATTCAGGAGATGAGCATGACTCAAGATGAAATGAAAAAAGCCGCTGGTTGGGCAGCACTGAAATATGTAGAGAAAGGCAGTATTGTTGGCGTTGGTACTGGCTCAACCGTTAATCACTTCATCGATGCTCTGGGCACCATGAGCGAAGAGATCAAAGGGGCGGTTTCTAGCTCGGTCGCATCTACCGAGAAACTCGAAGCACTGGGTATTAAAGTGTTTGATTGCAACGAAGTAGCCTCTCTGGATATCTATGTCGACGGCGCTGACGAAATCAACGCTGATCGTGAAATGATCAAAGGCGGCGGCGCCGCGCTCACTCGCGAGAAGATTGTTGCAGCGATTGCCGATAAGTTCATCTGTATCGTTGATGGCACAAAAGCCGTTGATGTACTGGGCACCTTCCCTCTGCCTGTTGAAGTGATCCCAATGGCTCGCTCTTATGTCGCTCGTCAGCTCGTTAAGCTTGGTGGTGACCCTTGCTACCGCGAAGGTGTTATCACCGACAACGGTAACGTGATCCTCGATGTCTACGGAATGAAGATCACCAACCCTAAAGAGCTAGAGAGCCAAATCAATGGTATCGCTGGCGTGGTCACTGTTGGTTTGTTTGCTCATCGCGGTGCCGATGTGGTGATCACGGGTACACCACAAGGGGCAAAAATCGAGGAATAATTCGCTGGCTTTGTGCTTATTTCCGTTATTTGCTTACAGACGGTGCCTTAGGGCACCGTTTTTTATCACTTTCACTAAGAAAATTATCTCTTATTCCGTAATTTTCTTACCCAAAGCAAATTTTTTTTGTTACTTTATTGAACAGAAGACGCACAAGGAAACGTTTGTCCTATAACAAAACTGTTAATTTTATCACTTTTAGCCGTTTTGCCGCATGTGCGCCACATTAGCCCACCTTTCCATTTTAAGGACGATAACAATGGCCAAAGTTTCACTGGAAAAAGACAAAATTAAGATCTTACTTCTTGAAGGCCTTCACCCATCTTCGGTAGAAGTACTCCAATCCGCTGGTTATACCAATATCGAGTACCACAAAGGTTCTCTTTCAGAAGAAAAACTTATCGAAGCGGTTAAAGATGCGCACTTCATCGGCATTCGCTCCCGTACCAACCTAACCGCAGAAGTGATCAATGCAGCACAAAAGCTGGTTGCGATTGGTTGTTTCTGTATCGGTACCAACCAAGTAGACCTTAATGCAGCGGCCAAACGTGGTATTCCAGTGTTCAACGCGCCGTTTTCCAATACCCGCAGCGTAGCGGAACTTGTCCTTGGGCAAATTCTCCTGTTACTACGTGGCATTCCTGAGAAAAATGCGCTGGCACATCGTGGTATTTGGAAAAAAAGTGCGGACAATTCCTATGAAGCGCGTGGTAAACGCCTAGGTATTATCGGCTACGGCCACATTGGCACTCAGCTGGGCATTATTGCTGAAAACCTAGGGATGCGCGTTTACTTCTACGATATTGAAAACAAGCTTTCGCTAGGTAACGCGACGCAAGTGCACACTATGAGCGAGCTGCTTAACAAGTGTGATGTAATTTCGCTGCACGTACCCGAAACCCCAGATACCAAAGATATGATGGGAGCGGAAGAGTTCGCGCGCATGAAGCCAGGCTCTATATTCATCAACGCCGCACGCGGTACTGTGGTGGACATTGAAGCACTCTGTCACGCCTTGGAATCGGGCCATTTGGCTGGTGCGGCTATCGATGTATTCCCAGTGGAGCCGGCAACCAACGCCGAGCCTTTTGAATCACCACTGCAAAAATTCGACAACGTCATCCTCACCCCGCACGTCGGCGGTTCGACGCAGGAAGCGCAGGAAAACATCGGCGTTGAAGTGGCAGGCAAACTGGCTAAGTACTCTGACAACGGCTCAACACTGTCTAGTGTGAACTTCCCTGAGGTTTCTCTGCCAGAACATCGCAGTTGTTCACGTCTGCTGCACATCCACCAAAACCGTCCGGGTATTCTGACGCAAATCAACACCATTTTTGCCAAAGAAGGGATCAACATCGCGGGTCAGTATCTACAGACCTCGGCTGATATCGGTTATGTGGTGATTGACGTTGAAACAGAACGCTCTGAAGAAGCGCTGGTGAAACTAAAAGAGATTGAAGGCACGATCCGCGCGCGCATTCTGCACTAATCTTACATTCACGAGAAATCATACCAAAGGGCAGATTCTTCTGCCCTTTACTTTTGCCACTTCGCTTTTATTCCGCGAGCTGATAGATCACATCCACCTGATCACGAATGATCAAACTGGAGTCTTGATAACTGTTTGACTCCGCTTTTGCATCCATCGCCATAGAACGCATCAACACTGGCTGCATATTGGGCTGATTGTAGTTAATCTGCCAGATTTCGCCCAAGTTTTTACCGAAACCTTTCGCCAGTGAACTGGCTTTTTGCCGCGCATCATTAATCGCTTCTAAGCGCGCTTGTTGCTGATATTCTGCTTCATTGCTGACTTTAAGCTCGACACTGTCGATCTGATTGATCCCTGCATTGAGCGCCAGATCTAAATAGTTATTGAGCGCCGAGAGGTCGTCGACTTGCACCGTGACGCTGCGTGAAGCGCGATAGCCAATAAGTTCCGGCTTGGCATTGTTTGGATAGTGATACTGCGGAGCAAGATAGAGATTGGAACTGCGAATGCTCTCTTTACCGATGCCAGCTTTATTGAGGCTAGTGAGGAAAGCATCAACCGTACTATCAACCGACTGCTTAGCCGACTCCGCGGTCATGCTAGATTCCACCACTTTTACAGAAAAGACCGCACTGTCGGGAATCGCAACCACTTCACCATAGCCCGTCGTCGAGAGGTGGGCAAAATTCAGCGTATTGGCCAAAGCTGGCGCGCTGGAGATTAGCGCACTCACAAGCAGGTAGGGAGAGAACCGTTTCATTTATCAAACCTTCTATTATCAAACCTTCTATTATCAGACACTTCTGATAATAGAAGGTTTGGCCAATTAACCAATATCTGGCGATGATTTCTTACACAATTTTGACGCGCTCAGCACGTCCCTACTGCGGGAGATGAGCCTGTGCATAGCTGACAATCGCTTGGGAAATTTCTTGCAAAATTCCCGTCTCCAATTGCCAGTGATGCCAGTAAATACGGTTGGAGAGCAGAAAACCCGGAGTAATATCCACCAGTTCGCCCGAGGTCAACTCTCTTTCAATTTGTAATTTGGGGATCAAACAGTAAGCGATGCCCGATACCGCTAAGCGTACAAACGCCTCAGAACTGCCGACGTTATGATTGATCACGCTGTCTCTGGCAATATTGAAATGATCCGCAAGAAACTTACGATGTAAATCATCATACTGATCGTAGGAAACCGCAGGCGCTTTGCTGAGCGTCTGGTAATTCACGCCCTGCTGGAAATAGCGCTGAACAAAGTCCGGACTGGCGACACACACATAGTCCATTCGGCCTAAATAATCGGCTCGACACCCGGTAATTGGCTGAGATTCCAAGCTGATCGCCCCAGCTACTTCGCCACTTTTCAGCTTTTCAATCGAGCGTGACTCACCATAAATGGCCAGATTGAGTTCCACTTGTCGCTGTGTCATCACCTCTTTCAGCGCGGGCAACAGCCATGTTGCGAGGCTGTCAGCGTTGGTGGCCAGAGCCAGCTGCACCGGTCTTGATACGTCGTCGTTCATCAGCTCGGGGATCAACTCATGCTCAAGCAGGCGAATGCGTTGATACAAGCCAATCAGTTTCTTGCCAACGGGGGTCGGTTTAGGTGGCTGCTCGCGAATCAATACTGGCTGGGCAAGGAACTTCTCCAACTGTTTCACTCGCTGGGAGATGGCCGATTGGGAGATAAATAGCTCCTCTGCTGCCCGCTCAAAACCGCCTTGTGTTACCACGGCATTAAGCGCCTCTATCCATTTGTAATCCAATCCGCGCATCCGACTCCCCCACTCTTAATAAGTAATTAGACATTCTTATATATGATTAAAATCATTAATTACACTTATTAAAACAAAAGAGCTACCTTGCTCACATTCTCTTATTCGTATCACTTTTTATCTGAGGTTTACCGTGAATTTCTGGCTGTTATTACAGGGATTTGGCTTAGGCGCGACCATGATTATTCCCATTGGCGCACAAAATGCGTTTGTGCTGAATCAAGGCATTAAAAGACAACATCATTTGACCACAGCGGCTATTTGCAGCGTGCTGGATATGATTTTTATCTCTCTGGGCATTTTTGGTGGCGGCGCGATTTTATCGCAAAATGAGATGCTACTGACTTCCGTCACCTTAGGGGGCATTGCTTTTCTTGCCGTGTACGGTTTCATGTCGCTGCGCAGCGCGCTAAAACCGGGTAACGCTACTGAAAATAAACAGGAGATCACGGCACGCGGGCGTCGTACCGTTATTCTTGGCGCTTTAGCGGTCACAGTACTTAATCCGCACCTCTATTTAGATACCGTAGTGATTCTTGGCTCAATTGGTGGTCAGTTTGAGGGGCACGATCGGATTGCTTTTGCTCTCGGCACCATTTTGGCTTCTTTTGTCTGGTTTTATACCTTATCGATTGGCGCCGCCAAACTCGGCCCAACGTTGTCAAAACCAAAGGTGAAATGCGGGATTGATATGCTGGTGGCCGCCATGATGTTTACTATCGCCTTTGTGCTAACCAAAGGGCTATATCTGCAGTACAGCTAACCTTACGCGCGCGGCATATTTTGTTTCCTGATAAATAAAAAGCGAGGCTTTTCGCCTCGCTTTGCTCTGTTCTCTATCAAGATAACAAGTTAGTTCATTTTGTTCAGGTGCACATCCATTTGCGGGAATGGGATCTCGATACCATTGGCATCCAATGCTTCTTTAATCGCTTGCATATTGTCAAAGTAGACAGGCCAGTAATCGGACCTTTTCACCCAAGGACGCACAACAAAGTTAACCGATGAATCCGCCAGCGTGTGTACCCCAATAGTGATATCTGGATTTTTCAAAATACGCGGATCTTTTTCCAAGGTCTCACGCAGCACCTGTTTGGTTTTCTTCAGATCCGATTTGTAAGAAACGCCAATCACCATATCTACACGACGAGTTTCGTGGCGAGAATAGTTGGTGATTGGTCCGCCAATCACCGATGAGTTAGGTACCACCACCATTTTGTTGTCTGGCGTTTTGAGTACTGTCTGAAAAATCTGGATCGCTTCAACACTGCCTGCAACGCC
It includes:
- a CDS encoding DUF1107 domain-containing protein, whose protein sequence is MRLFKRYTPGMIAKHVSRLFKGRIYIYGVGKFEFDNGKLILPEKADKKHYQTVKEVNQEIMRLRCAYA
- the ubiH gene encoding 2-octaprenyl-6-methoxyphenyl hydroxylase, with translation MAQYDVVIAGGAMAGATLALAIAHLSGDRLRVAVVEPHAVETQSHPGFDSRSIALSFGTVTLLKHFALWDEMLPFATPIRHIHVSDRSHAGMTDIGVQEVGGEALGYVVELADVGRFYQQRLQHHPSIDVYLPDAVIDVQRDSQQVQLTLQSGQSLTSRLLVAADGAISSCCEQLGLALQKHDFQQTAIIANIVTQESHLGRAFERFTEHGPLALLPMSDNRMSLVWCLPPQEAARVMALSDSEFLGQLQQAFGWRLGAFKRVGQRASYPLVLHHRTQNISHRFAVVGNAAQTLHPIAGQGFNLGIRDVASLAEEIVNSAQDAGAYPTLMRFKQRRAADRSNTIQMTSALVHIFSNDYLSLRLGRNLGLGLMDNLSLLKQPLLRQTLGLVSR
- a CDS encoding oxidative stress defense protein, with protein sequence MKRFSPYLLVSALISSAPALANTLNFAHLSTTGYGEVVAIPDSAVFSVKVVESSMTAESAKQSVDSTVDAFLTSLNKAGIGKESIRSSNLYLAPQYHYPNNAKPELIGYRASRSVTVQVDDLSALNNYLDLALNAGINQIDSVELKVSNEAEYQQQARLEAINDARQKASSLAKGFGKNLGEIWQINYNQPNMQPVLMRSMAMDAKAESNSYQDSSLIIRDQVDVIYQLAE
- a CDS encoding aminoacyl-tRNA deacylase; this translates as MSDFIATALTQYLQQQQVSYHLLHHQRPATSIEDAAQQRGIRPAQMVKCILLRDMSDRYVLACAPGDRSVDPKKVRALFGYRRMTCVDKAEVAEITGYEIGTVTPLLLKTNMPIVFDSTLLSEPWVTISSGNLMAGLKLELKSLLSLCQPQLAAICREPGDL
- a CDS encoding LysR family transcriptional regulator ArgP; this encodes MRGLDYKWIEALNAVVTQGGFERAAEELFISQSAISQRVKQLEKFLAQPVLIREQPPKPTPVGKKLIGLYQRIRLLEHELIPELMNDDVSRPVQLALATNADSLATWLLPALKEVMTQRQVELNLAIYGESRSIEKLKSGEVAGAISLESQPITGCRADYLGRMDYVCVASPDFVQRYFQQGVNYQTLSKAPAVSYDQYDDLHRKFLADHFNIARDSVINHNVGSSEAFVRLAVSGIAYCLIPKLQIERELTSGELVDITPGFLLSNRIYWHHWQLETGILQEISQAIVSYAQAHLPQ
- the rpiA gene encoding ribose-5-phosphate isomerase RpiA produces the protein MTQDEMKKAAGWAALKYVEKGSIVGVGTGSTVNHFIDALGTMSEEIKGAVSSSVASTEKLEALGIKVFDCNEVASLDIYVDGADEINADREMIKGGGAALTREKIVAAIADKFICIVDGTKAVDVLGTFPLPVEVIPMARSYVARQLVKLGGDPCYREGVITDNGNVILDVYGMKITNPKELESQINGIAGVVTVGLFAHRGADVVITGTPQGAKIEE
- a CDS encoding LysE/ArgO family amino acid transporter, which produces MNFWLLLQGFGLGATMIIPIGAQNAFVLNQGIKRQHHLTTAAICSVLDMIFISLGIFGGGAILSQNEMLLTSVTLGGIAFLAVYGFMSLRSALKPGNATENKQEITARGRRTVILGALAVTVLNPHLYLDTVVILGSIGGQFEGHDRIAFALGTILASFVWFYTLSIGAAKLGPTLSKPKVKCGIDMLVAAMMFTIAFVLTKGLYLQYS
- a CDS encoding 5-formyltetrahydrofolate cyclo-ligase: MQTLSRQDFRRLIRTKRNALCSDTQYQAALDLIHQFSQLSELPQAQHIALYLSSDGELDTSPLIHWLWQQDKNVYLPVIHPFSQGQLLFLHYTPQTALVYNRYGILEPKLDLRLIQPLAKLDLICTPLVGFDRHGHRLGMGGGYYDRTLSGWFTTGVGAKPIGIAHDCQYVEALPVEAWDIPLPKIVTPSQIWQWEIER
- a CDS encoding FAD-dependent 2-octaprenylphenol hydroxylase encodes the protein MMQSVDIAIIGGGMVGLALAAAFKESELRVAVIEGRVPETQLGELPDVRVSALSRSSEIMLRKLGAWQGIIERRAAAYQSMEVWEQDSFAHINFDAASMAQDNLGHIVENRVIQLALLEQVEKMDNVTLLMPAQCHSMAVGESEVWLSLDNGQALTAKLVVGADGANSWVRQQQDIPLTHWDYGHTAIVANVRTMEAHDSVARQIFTPDGPLAFLPMSQGDMSSIVWSCEPDRAQALMALSDEQFNKALTSEFDVRLGLCEVVGERFAVPLKMRYARDFVRERVALVGDAAHTIHPLAGQGVNLGLLDAASLAQEVLALWRSGQDIGAQRNLRRYERWRKAEAAKMIAAMQGFRDLFAGQNPLKKLLRGVGMTVAGKLPGAKGEIMQYALGLKGELPDLARTSVTHN
- a CDS encoding cell division protein ZapA is translated as MSNQAVDVEILGKMTRVSCPAGQEQALVAAAQDLDRRLKEMSERTKVTNETQLLTFAALNICYELNSKFSEENQQQRLLTERMEKLTASIDEALSNVKQGLHR
- a CDS encoding YecA/YgfB family protein; translation: MSEIQLPNYPQASDLLKMASLAVTPAELHGLLCGMLSGGLPLNSLSWQPMLFDYTNDGMGWPSEALTLAENLFKATSAELTSSEIELNLLLPDESRDEALFALADGLSDWVNHFISGLGLAGAKVNQASTVAKEALSDMEEIARLGIDEEDDLVEQAELLEQVIEHVKACALIIHAEFGAKAEKQDNPTIH
- the serA gene encoding phosphoglycerate dehydrogenase, which produces MAKVSLEKDKIKILLLEGLHPSSVEVLQSAGYTNIEYHKGSLSEEKLIEAVKDAHFIGIRSRTNLTAEVINAAQKLVAIGCFCIGTNQVDLNAAAKRGIPVFNAPFSNTRSVAELVLGQILLLLRGIPEKNALAHRGIWKKSADNSYEARGKRLGIIGYGHIGTQLGIIAENLGMRVYFYDIENKLSLGNATQVHTMSELLNKCDVISLHVPETPDTKDMMGAEEFARMKPGSIFINAARGTVVDIEALCHALESGHLAGAAIDVFPVEPATNAEPFESPLQKFDNVILTPHVGGSTQEAQENIGVEVAGKLAKYSDNGSTLSSVNFPEVSLPEHRSCSRLLHIHQNRPGILTQINTIFAKEGINIAGQYLQTSADIGYVVIDVETERSEEALVKLKEIEGTIRARILH